In Plasmodium brasilianum strain Bolivian I chromosome 12, whole genome shotgun sequence, the genomic window CAAATACACATAAagtaaattttcataattgtcaaaatacatatattcacctttttacttttttgcagaaaaaggaagataatatttccatttattttttaatatactacGAACTGTAACATATTTTAGTAAGAACATATAtctaaaagtaaaatatatatagataattatatgtatatatatctatatatatgtatatatatctatatatatgtatacatatctatatatatgtataattcaGTTTCAACAGAATATTTCTGCAAGCATTGTTACTGCCTACTGTACCTCTAATTTGTTTCCTCCGttattttagtaaaaatgGCTGAagcttatatacatatactttttttatactaaAACGgctttaattaaaataaaaaaaatacatgtattGAGTATGATTATTccatatatgttatataataatatgtacttatatgaaaaaaggtgtatatatatgcaacgGGTTTAGAAGTTTATGCATTAATGCGTgcgttcatatatatatacatatatatgtatgtatgtgcatatttaCACGTGTTCCTGGTATAAGAGCTTTTCGTTAATTTTGTtacttcaaaatattttattaaattttttaaacttcAAATTTTTACGCATAATGAGCAGCATAATATGTCTAAATTGtactgttttgttttgttaatataacGAAAATAGTTAACTgcatgtataaaaaattttgtgcatctagtttttcctttttttaaaatatgtatgttatCATAAATGTGTAAGTAACGATTTAAATAACTGATATAgcggaaaaataaaatacgcGTACATACGAATAAGCAGGTGTATtgaagtatatatgtatgtatgcatgtatgtatttacttatttattgcatttacgtatatatgcacatatgtacgtaAAGCATAAACACAGCTATGTGATGATATGTTCAAGGGGGAAGGCCAAACATTCGGACATCCAAATGTAAAACTTTGCCTTTGTTGTTCTTTCAGTGCACAGTTGAGCTAGggtattttcattaataccTTTTTTATGTGAAACAGCAAATAATATAGAACGCAGGTATTTAAGTGTAAATGTAAAGTTCTCCATCATATTTGAATAAACGAATAGTTATATATGTGCTAAACGCATGTATGTGCGTATACTTATTGGATGAGTAGTAGAAACGCATGAGGCAGGTAAATTTACGCTCAATCCAAATCGATCTAATCGCATAAGGATATGCACTGGTTAACTAGAGAACTAATATTAACGTCGTTAGTAATTAGATTTTCCGGTATAGTAACGGATTGACAGCACATTTGACACATGTCGGTTAAGCACTCCTCTTTATTTGTATCATTTTCACATGACTGttttaattcttcattaGGGGATTTAATACAtgattttttaagaaaatccaAAATTTCAGATGTATGCACAACTTTATCATCTAATTTTTCACATAATTCTATGCACGATTTAGTatcttcttcatttaatGAACCAATATTATCACAGCAGAGTTTGCAGAATTCATTTGGACAATTAGGATTTTCCTTATCATATTTACTACAATACGTTAATCTATCTATAATATCTTTGTGAGTTGCACAATagtatatatcttttttaactTGATCACTTGGTTCTTCTTCAAATGCATGTTTATCTATTTGGGCTTGTTTAACTTGTTCATCTGTTCGTTCAGaggaaatataattatcatcCTGTTCAGTGTCTTTCTGTATTgtatcttcttttattttagaaaatataggCATAATGTTTTCAGTACCAATAGATGCAGGTGTAGGACTATAAGGTTTATAATCAAAAGGGTGTAGGAAAATATTACTGAAAGCAATATTATTACATCCGTAAGAAGTGAAACCAATTTGTTGTCCATCTTGTAAATCTAATCCTATTAAACTAAATATCGGGTAGGTCATCAAGCCACTTCCCATATTAACATTAATATTGGTAGAACTGAACGATATGGTTACACGGttccatatattttctttataccCAGAAATAATGGATTTGGCTAGTAACTGATAGTttccatttatattttgtctTAAACGAGTAAAGTTAGAACCTATTTCTAATATCGTATAATTATTAGAATcatgaaatttaaaaattgcaCCTACTATACCATTATTACTACACTGAGGgtataaggaaaaatttattacacCAACTTGAcaagttttattttgtaaaataataaaagaaggaACTTCCTTATTTTCATCCCCTTTAATATTagatttttgtaaaattacatgtttttctttccctatattattatcataagaCCAATCAGATGGTCCACCAGTTCCGTTTTCAGGATCATATATGATATACGACTTATTGAACTTTCCAACGAAAaattcttcatatatattgCAACTTAAGggagaaatatttttatatgtccTTTCTTTTGTTAGGCATTCAACAGACTCAACAACTGGCTTTGTAAATTCAACTGAATCAATTCCGTATGTATAAAAACCTATAGTACCAGCAGTGTTATAATCATCATTCACTATAATATCAGGAATGGGAGATTCGTATAAAGGCTTAACCGTTTTAATAACacttatgtttattttagaACCAATACATTCTATTCTTACTGCACACCAATTAGCTTCTTCAAATCCAGGATCTTTTATTATAGCTAATTCTGTGGGttcattattttgaaattttattaatctCTTAAATCCATTTTGACCATTATTTAATtctaacatataataattatatttatcatatgCTCTGAAAATTAATCCAACGGATCCTGTTCCCttcacatatatgtaagttGAAAACACAAAATCGAAAAAAGATTTATACCTTAAAAAAGCATATGTACcggtaaataaattattcatcTGAGGAGAATTTAAAACGCGTACATTTTGTGTCAAGGTATATCCAACCATTCCTTCGTTTACTGGATTATCAAGTATTTTCCACTTTCCTCCTTGTTGTAGTTGTACTGAATTTACTATTTCGAATGtatcatatatatcattttctgTACTGATGTCTAATTTCCACGATTCAAATGCTTTCTGTCGTAGTCTTTCatctattaatatttctaatttatattttctcttttccaATTCTGAAGTAATTTTTGAGGATAACAATTTTATCATATGAGATACCTTTTGTACATCTTTTAAGGTTTCATTAGATaataattctatatttttttcaaaattctCTGTTGGTTTTAAATACCTCCTAGCATTAGAAACTATTTTCATTGACTGCTTATTAATTAATGCTAAAAATGTTGGATCAGTACTTCCGACTTGTTTGTTAACTATCATAACTAAATCATTTATTGCATCAGCTGTTGATGAGTctacgtatatattttccttctcATCTATTCCACTTCTACTAGTATcaagttcaaaaaaaaaaaaattggacaTCTGTGTATTTTTACCAGGACATTTTGGAGGAACATTAAAGAGTTTAAAAGCAAACTCTTGGTTatcatttatgtaattttctGAAATAATTCCATTTTGAAATGTACCTTCATATTCACCAAGTCCATTTACAACTCTTAGATGTATTAAATAATGTTTATCATAAACACCTGAATGGATAGCTGACAAGCATATAGAACTATCTTCGGAATATACGTTTGCTTCCCCTCCTATGATACTTTCTTCTGTTTCTCGTTCTAAACAATCATGAGGGCATTTAATTAGATACTCACTTCCAACCACTTTATCTATTTCGTTAGCTTGTTTTAGTGTCGTTTCACAACTTAAATTTACAAACGGTTCAGGCAGATTAATTGAATTTATATTGTCTGAACAAACAAAAGCTGACATTTCAGAATTAGAAgaatcaaaaaaaagaacccCTTCATTATTTACTCCAAATGTATTCCCTACAGGAGTTCCAAATTTTGTTACAACAGTATGAACATTTTCTTGAAAATCTAACGAAAAAAATGCTTCTGTTTCACGTCTAATAGCTAAAGGAACTGGATTGGTTATGTTTATATCCATGATATAAAACAAGTGTTTCAATACATGTACTTGATTTTCATGATGTAAATGAATGGGATCCAATCCATAAGTGGCACATACATTTTCTACatcctttattttgttaattagGCTAGTATCTACTGAAggaatataatatgtacCTCCAATTTTCATATCACAAAATACTCTTAACACATCCTGAGAACATGATggtaatacataataaaaaccAGAGGGTGAACTAGGTAATgtcatttttaaatgaaaacagTTATCAGCTGGGTTTTCTGGTGTTTGTCCTAATTCTTTTGTAGAAGTTGAATAGTAAGAACttaaagaatttattttaattatattttgtgtCTGACTAATCacatcataaatatttttaagaataacattttttatattaagtaTATCGCTATGTCGTTTCTCTTTTTCtactttacattttttcatttttgggttcaatttttgaattttcaaAGCTTcgttttgtattttttcagCATATTGTTGTAGTTCATAATCTAATCGTTTTAATTCTTTACCTTCTTGCATATTAATTTCGGATACAAATTCgaagaaatatttatctcTAGCATCATCtgaatcttttattttttcacagTCATCAACAATGGATTTAATTCTATTAGCATAGacagaaaatttttttatcccataatataaattatcttCTTCAGCAAATTCAGGATTAGGAGACAtaagttttaatttaatgaatTGAGCTTCTTCATTATGTAGATTATTAATAGTACTTCTTAAAAAGTTTGCTAAATTACTACTAACTTCTTTGTAGTTTTCTCCATCCTTACTTAACATTATAGAATATTTAGTAGCTGGATATTTCCAAtcaattatacatttttgtaatttatatttacttccTAGATTAATATCAAAATAAACAGAATCAGGAGCGGTGTCTATGGTAAATGGTTGAGAAGCCCAAAATGTATCTAGGTTCCCGTCAACAGCTTTATCTGTAGAAAAGTTTTTACCATCTCTTGATAATGTAGATGTAGCTTGTTTATGTAAGGAAACATCTACACTACCTGATTTAGATCCATCTTGAGACAGGCAAAAGTTTCCATctcttaacatttttaattgatTGTTTGGTAATAATTTCCATGAACTACGACCATCATTATGTTCTAAACTAGAATTACAATCTTCCATTATGAGTTTACCTCCATTAGCTATCATGTTATCTTTTAAagttatacataaattatttattggattatatatttgattattCGCATTCAATTTCCATAAGTCTCTACCATCTAAATAAGACATAGAAGTAATACATCCATCTAAAACTACTTCATTTGTTTCATCTATCTGCAAACATAAATCTTGAGTAAGGCTAGTCATTCCACTTTGTATTCTTAGCGTTGAATCCCCTGAACCCAGTGCATTCACAAAGTTAATACCAAAATATTCATGTATGGCATGTCTCATGAGTAGCCTAATTGATTTCGCCCTAATTATGTGgttgaatataatattttggaCGACGTTCCCTGAAGATGGTTAAAAAGTGTGTTACTGGTGATATAGCAGTAGAGAGCGCCATTTTTGTGAAAGTAGCTGTGCATTACGTGTTTCTATATTTCTACATTTCTGTATTTTTGTACTTTATTTCTgtcttttaattatttttttgcttttttccagccctcattaaaatttttcttttttagcTAACTCTCAttgaaatatttcttttttatttaactctcattgaaaattttcttttttatctaatactcattaatatttttcttttttatctaacactcattaaaattttacttttttgctAAAACTTGTTAaagtttatattatcattattttatttttcttttcagcTCATTACttactaatatttttacttttctatttttttttcctttttttttttgtccttttcAGCTCATTGCATTTATTTCTGTTTCCCTGCACTGTTTTGCTTACCAGCTCGAGATTCAATAACTTGGTATGGCACCACCTCTTCGTATGGCTCATTTCCATCGTAGCTAGCTAAAACAGAAACTTCCCCA contains:
- a CDS encoding LCCL domain-containing protein, whose protein sequence is MAKLFCNYAFVLFLFHVFFVNSEDEINNTFFKFDNCEATSTFPSVGENGLPQYAADNALTRGSGYWCSEGKHNANDIISWTGHLKNVRSLNGLTIHWAYSPGEVSVLASYDGNEPYEEVVPYQVIESRAGNVVQNIIFNHIIRAKSIRLLMRHAIHEYFGINFVNALGSGDSTLRIQSGMTSLTQDLCLQIDETNEVVLDGCITSMSYLDGRDLWKLNANNQIYNPINNLCITLKDNMIANGGKLIMEDCNSSLEHNDGRSSWKLLPNNQLKMLRDGNFCLSQDGSKSGSVDVSLHKQATSTLSRDGKNFSTDKAVDGNLDTFWASQPFTIDTAPDSVYFDINLGSKYKLQKCIIDWKYPATKYSIMLSKDGENYKEVSSNLANFLRSTINNLHNEEAQFIKLKLMSPNPEFAEEDNLYYGIKKFSVYANRIKSIVDDCEKIKDSDDARDKYFFEFVSEINMQEGKELKRLDYELQQYAEKIQNEALKIQKLNPKMKKCKVEKEKRHSDILNIKNVILKNIYDVISQTQNIIKINSLSSYYSTSTKELGQTPENPADNCFHLKMTLPSSPSGFYYVLPSCSQDVLRVFCDMKIGGTYYIPSVDTSLINKIKDVENVCATYGLDPIHLHHENQVHVLKHLFYIMDINITNPVPLAIRRETEAFFSLDFQENVHTVVTKFGTPVGNTFGVNNEGVLFFDSSNSEMSAFVCSDNINSINLPEPFVNLSCETTLKQANEIDKVVGSEYLIKCPHDCLERETEESIIGGEANVYSEDSSICLSAIHSGVYDKHYLIHLRVVNGLGEYEGTFQNGIISENYINDNQEFAFKLFNVPPKCPGKNTQMSNFFFFELDTSRSGIDEKENIYVDSSTADAINDLVMIVNKQVGSTDPTFLALINKQSMKIVSNARRYLKPTENFEKNIELLSNETLKDVQKVSHMIKLLSSKITSELEKRKYKLEILIDERLRQKAFESWKLDISTENDIYDTFEIVNSVQLQQGGKWKILDNPVNEGMVGYTLTQNVRVLNSPQMNNLFTGTYAFLRYKSFFDFVFSTYIYVKGTGSVGLIFRAYDKYNYYMLELNNGQNGFKRLIKFQNNEPTELAIIKDPGFEEANWCAVRIECIGSKINISVIKTVKPLYESPIPDIIVNDDYNTAGTIGFYTYGIDSVEFTKPVVESVECLTKERTYKNISPLSCNIYEEFFVGKFNKSYIIYDPENGTGGPSDWSYDNNIGKEKHVILQKSNIKGDENKEVPSFIILQNKTCQVGVINFSLYPQCSNNGIVGAIFKFHDSNNYTILEIGSNFTRLRQNINGNYQLLAKSIISGYKENIWNRVTISFSSTNINVNMGSGLMTYPIFSLIGLDLQDGQQIGFTSYGCNNIAFSNIFLHPFDYKPYSPTPASIGTENIMPIFSKIKEDTIQKDTEQDDNYISSERTDEQVKQAQIDKHAFEEEPSDQVKKDIYYCATHKDIIDRLTYCSKYDKENPNCPNEFCKLCCDNIGSLNEEDTKSCIELCEKLDDKVVHTSEILDFLKKSCIKSPNEELKQSCENDTNKEECLTDMCQMCCQSVTIPENLITNDVNISSLVNQCISLCD